A single genomic interval of Lathyrus oleraceus cultivar Zhongwan6 chromosome 7, CAAS_Psat_ZW6_1.0, whole genome shotgun sequence harbors:
- the LOC127108287 gene encoding uncharacterized protein LOC127108287 gives MERKSGKAVDVLDGSNIMELVGNKDVFSNFVNHKFQELDRDRDGKLSVNELKPAVSDIGAALGLPPKGTNPDSDHIYSEVLNEFTHGKHEKVSKTEFKEVLSDILLGMAAGLKRDPIVILRIDGEDLLEFLNGSVYEPEIVSIFSQIESPHASLHDLIIQALSKLNVDQGIPPTSDPWVINNIVEPALLSGRGSSLNKPVSQEIFIEEFKRVALLVANRLREQPVIVAHSESKFDGSGVKRLLSNKFELDKILNSAIETIPKDRNGKMSKDYLRVALDVVAPSAALPPFGAVQEMDKVIGEVFKMVSADDAKLVKEDEFKKVLTEILGSLMLQLEGSPISVSSNSVVHEPLGSSSTLLQPSSTTETTIA, from the exons ATGGAGAGGAAAAGTGGAAAAGCTGTAGATGTTCTAGATGGTTCTAATATTATGGAGTTAGTTGGAAACAAAGATGTTTTCAGCAACTTCGTGAACCATAAGTTTCAAGAGTTGGATCGAGATAGAGATGGTAAACTTTCTGTGAACGAACTCAAACCTGCTGTTTCTGATATTGGTGCTGCTCTTGGTTTACCTCCTAAAGGCACTAATCCTGATTCTGATCACATCTATTCTGAG GTTTTGAATGAATTCACACATGGAAAGCATGAAAAAGTGAGCAAGACTGAGTTCAAAGAGGTTCTTTCAGACATTCTGTTGGGCATGGCTGCTGGACTCAAACGAGACCCGATTGTGATACTTCGGATTGATGGCGAGGATCTTCTCGAGTTTCTGAATGGTTCAGTTTATGAACCCGAAATCGTATCCATTTTCTCGCAAATTGAATCACCTCACGCATCTCTTCATGATCTTATAATTCAAGCTCTCAGCAAACTCAATGTTGATCAAGGGATTCCTCCTACTTCTGATCCTTGG GTTATTAACAACATTGTGGAACCAGCACTGCTTTCTGGACGTGGATCTAGTTTGAATAAGCCAGTTTCTCAAGAGATATTTATTGAAGAATTTAAGAGAGTGGCATTGCTCGTAGCGAATCGTCTTCGGGAGCAACCTGTCATAGTTGCTCATAGTGAAAGCAAATTTGATGGAAGTGGTGTTAAGAGACTATTATCAAATAAGTTTGAATTAGACAAG ATTTTGAACTCAGCTATAGAGACTATCCCTAAAGATCGTAATGGAAAAATGTCAAAGGATTATCTCCGAGTGGCGCTGGATGTGGTGGCTCCATCCGCTGCTTTACCTCCTTTTGGCGCAGTTCAAGAG ATGGATAAGGTTATCGGTGAAGTGTTTAAGATGGTGAGTGCAGATGATGCGAAGTTGGTGAAAGAAGATGAGTTCAAGAAAGTATTAACTGAAATATTGGGGAGTCTCATGTTGCAGTTGGAAGGAAGTCCTATATCAGTTTCTTCAAATTCTGTAGTGCATGAGCCTCTGGGTTCATCTTCTACACTTTTGCAGCCATCCTCTACTACTGAAACAACAATAGCATAG